Part of the Ziziphus jujuba cultivar Dongzao chromosome 8, ASM3175591v1 genome is shown below.
ATCTATGAACACATTAACAACTTTAATTTGGTTCTAGATTATCCAAATACAGTCAAATTTTACTAGGTATTTGACTAATTAACCCAAAATAACATCTATGAGGtcaattttttgatattgaacTTTCTAATAAGTTCCTAATAACATCTATGAATACATTACCAACTTTAATTTAGTCCTACATTATCCAAACATAGTCAAATTTTTTCAAGCATTTAACTAATTgacaaaaaaatggaaatatactCAAATGTtgtctaaaattaaaaaataatatactaaTCGAAAGCCCATAAGATGAGAATCATATTGATGTACTCATCATGGTCCAAAAAATCACCGGCAATTctaaaatccttttaaattgTGAGGAACTTGATGAACGAAATAGGAGAATCGATTTAGAGAGTCTAAAATAAGGGGGAAGAACCAAACTCATGGTTTGAAATGTCCAAATTTGGCCAAATCtccaaaaaaatggaaaattactACCATTGGGAAAAACTCTCTAATCCAGACATGTCTGGGCTTCGTTGGCTGTGAAAATGTAAGTGAtaaatggaaattctatggGCTATCTTAAAGGGTGAAGTGTGTAAACTGAATCTTATGGGAGATGAAACTCGATGATTGCATGGGTGGGGTATGGGTCGATTTGATGTGTCGCAATATGGGTTGTGGAATTTGCAAGTGTTAGGATATTTGGggacaaaattgaaattttgagatttattAATCCGAAGGCATGCTTCCtataccttatatatatatatatatataggcatatGGGtccactaaaagaaaaaaatggatacTAATTTAGATATAGATAAAATACTAATACATAAAACTTTACAgatctataaatttttaattgtaacTTCTATTCAAGCATATTGCCAATGTATGGACTCATAGTCAAACAAAAAACTTGATTATACAATATGTCAAATCTGAAACCTATATATGGTTTAGTTGGTTAAatagtcaaaattttaaaatttaagcatTTTTACGGGATGAATTATTACATGAAAATTGATTCttagaaaactaaataaacataaaataaattttgaaaaccaaTTCTTATCAACGTTTACCACAAACAAAACAACATCTATTACTCATGGTCCcatattttcctttataaaAAGTGTCATAGATTTTAAGCAAATCATAAATTCTACATTGCTTTTTGACAAGCTCTTATTACAGtttaagtatttttaaaaaaaaaaaggaaaaaaaaaaaacacaaggtttatatattgagttttgGACCAATTGATATGAGtaaaatttatttccatattatatttaaaatcaaagatTAACCTTAAACTTTCTGcgaaaaagataatattattaatttatttattattagaaatgtttaatatttataatttttgaaatacgTAAAATGTCGTTGTTTTTTCAGAAAGATAAAGATGTCCTCATGGAAAAATGAAAtccttcatttttgttttttttttgttttttttttgttttttggtgattgaaaaaaaaaaaaaaaccacaaaatcCTTCATAACAGTGACGCAACTCCATAGATAGAGTATTTAAAGAGTATTTTATACTCTATATGTACATAGTTCAATCTAAGGTTCAAGTACCATTGTCACTCATATTTAAGCATTTGAAATTTCATGCATTTGAGAAGAATTAATACTGAATTCTATAGGGTTAGAAATCTtgtgttaaatttttaatatcagaTCATTTTAATCTAGAAAGCCAATCTCTTTCTAAACTTTAAGTATTAATAATGAGCAACAAGTCTCTAATTACCAAGTTATATTGATTTTCGTTTATTCTTgtttagttttgtatttttcatgaaaatatatatttttgtattttagttgGCTTTTTGGTTTACTAGTTTTCTTGTTTTCCAACAAAATGTTTTCTAATactagaaaaattttatttttttaaaaaaaatctcaaattcctaaCAAATTTGACACAAACTAGATGGGGCCTCaatatattttagattataataataaatctacaaatgacaaataaataaatatattattgaatagTGCTAGGACCACCAAATTTATAAATCAAACTTAGTTTATGAAACGATGTGATATTATATTAATGGTTagcaaataattataaactagAAGCTATTTGGCAACgtagttgattttttgtttttttatagttaattgtgtataatttatttactttaaatgtttattagtaatatttaaaatttattaaacatattaattaattataaaattaaacaaatatatatataaacactaaATTGAACTTATTTTCAAATTgtgttaattctttttttagattttttggttttttaaatttatagctATTCGAGACAAACTAATTAATAGTattaaacatttaaataaataaattatacacagttaaatagaaaataataaaaaattaaaaaccaattatattatttagaaaattctaACATCCTTAGCATTAGTTTACATCCttagtataataataaattagttattatattattattaatataacaacaataataacagtactaataataagaattttttcagaacaaaaaaaaaaaaataataataataagaatttttttttcccgaaatgataataaaagttaatgtccaattttttttttggattcggTTTTATAAGCTCGGTTAAAATTTTGAACATGGCAACGAgaaagccttttttttattattttctgtaaTCTGATTTGGCAGTTTGCGATTGGAAGGGGCACCAAGTGTTTTATGCTGAGATGGAGTAACCATCGCTTAAAATAATTTCCCCTGGTATACCAGCCATTAACGACCTGAGCTGGAGACCGAACTTTTTTTCGGTTCTGAATCTCTATATCTTCTCTTCTATTCTTGATAAGccctagaaaaatatttttcacaaaaacTTAAATCTATACATACACGTATATAAATCAAGAAGTTTCTGCTGGAATGGGTTGCTCCTCCTCTCTTCCAGGTAAATTCTTCATTTCTTTGAGGTTTAACAGCTTTATTACCCTCTGAGATTTAAGGCtttcaaaaattgaattgaTGGCTGAAACCCTCTTGTTTTGGGTCATAGAAAAtttcttgtatttttcttttactttaaaAGCTCAAAGGGATTGGATTGGTGTAGACTGGGTGATTTTGATTTGATGGGTTTCTTAATTaggccattttatttttattttttcgacgAAATGCTTTAATTGGGTCACTCTCTTGAGGGTCTTTGTCAAATTTGACTGGATGTGGATTATTTGTTAGCAGATAGGAGTTCTGGACGGTTGGTTGGAACGAATTCAGAGAACGGTGGAGCCCCCGACGCCAAAAATATACGCGTCAAGGTAATCCTAGGGCCTATATTATCGAAGTAATTCTAGGATTTCTCTTTTTGAGTAGATAGAGTTTGTAAATTGGTGTATTAGTGTTCTTTACATTTCTtgggggtgtgtgtgtgtgtgtgcgcgcgcgcgcGTGTGTgcctgtgtgtgtgtgtgtgtgtgtgtgttttgtgcATTCCTTTTGTCACTTTGGATGCTATTGTCGACATCAAATTCAAGGCATCTAATCGGTCAAGTAAAGCTACAACTGGTTTATTGTTTGTGGGTTTCCATAGTTGTAGCCCTCTTCAAACAGATTTTTGTGTGTGCTGTTGCATAAATTTCTTCTGTTTTGAGGGAGTTTTTAACGTACGAAGTAGGAGTTATCCAAATTATAatgttcctttttttattttttttggtggcaaTTACTTGTCTAATATGTTTTTGCAACTCATAATTATAGATCGCTTCTGGAAGCTTTGTTGATTCTTTCATGTGATGCTCAGAATCTTACATTGTCATTTGTTTCCTTCATGTTGAAGTGGATCATTTATATTCTCTTTTCATTGAAGCAGTGTTTGATTCAAATGTTGATGTACGCATTTGACAGTATGCAATTAACCTGTAATCTGTGACTATTCACAGCTGGTTCTGTTGGGTGATTCTGGAGTCGGTAAAAGCTGCATTGTTCTTCGTTTTGTTCGTGGTCAATTTGATCCTACATCCAAGGTAAGGACCATGCTTTGCTCTGTACGATAGAGGAAACTTGTTTTTCCCTCTAGAGCCTTAGTgtagataattttttgaacaacaTTGCTCCATATTTGATGATGTCTGATGGTATACTTAGTAAAGCCATCTCTAGAGCGATGTATTTATAAGAACACCAATTTGAGAAGGAAATGCTTATAGAGATGAAGCTGCCTATGAGTCTCATGGTATAGATAAATGGAATGAGGAATCTAGCCCACTCCATTCttctttgtattatttgtttgacATGTTATTAATCACCAGCCATGCACTTGTTCTTCTCGTAGTGGAAGATATTTGTTGATAAAGGTAATCATGTTTACTGGATTTCATTATTTCAGGTTACTGTTGGAGCTTCATTCTTGTCACAGACAATTGCTTTGCAAGACTCTACAACAGTTAAGTTTGAAATTTGGGACACTGCTGGCCAGGAGAGGTATTATTGGCCAAATCGTTGTTACATATTTTGCAATATGGATTTCATATATATCTTAATAGAAgaacattattttttatgttccaATCTCCTTCTCTACTCCTTAATAAAATCCAGGACTGCTCctttttaaatagaatattaATCATTGATTGTGTTCCATTCAGATATGCTGCACTGGCTCCCCTTTACTACCGAGGTGCAGCTGTTGCAGTTGTTGTGTATGATATAACAAGCCCAGACTCCTTTGCGAAAGCGCAGTATTGGGTGAAGGTATTTTTTGTTTACAGACCACAACTATTGCTTGTTTGCATTGTTTTCATATTATTACTTTTAAGGAAATGAAATTTATACTCTTCACCATCACTTTTGGTTTGCAATGGAGGTGATGGGACTATTTAGTAATCTATGAGCTAACAACATGAACTCATCTTAGCAATCAAAGCATCATGTATGAGGTAGAAATGTAGTATTGGAGTAAACAATTTATGATATGGGTGATAGGTTTTACCTTGAAAGCCTAATGTGTTGCCATTTTTAAGTGGTTAATTCTCCCTGAATGCTTCCGTATCCAAAATAgttttagttattaaaaaatttctttatttgattttatttataattatatttgcaaTGCTAAAAGTCTATATCATGACTCGAGGCAtcataagaaaatatttaacctTTATAGTGGTTATAATGTTGCACAGCTGACAAAATTTTGTTGGTGACCATGCTTTGGATggtgttattggttggaacataAAATATAAGTTGATGTATGTATCCTTTATAAGTTGATAAGAACCTGTTATGCATTTCTATTGAGCTAGTTGTTAGACCAAGGTTTGGTGGATATCTTTAGTAACCATGTATACTAATTTTCTTGTCTAGTAATTATAACATTCTATTAAAAGTTGGATGGGAAACATTTTAGATATAGTCAATCTACTCTAAAATGAATGCTTGCTTTATTTACACTTTCATAAAATCCTATAGGTTAATATCTAGATTATATTTTTGCTTGAAAATATTTTGCTGCATCATTTTATTAGATTCATCAGAATTATGGTAACTGTAAGCCTTCGGTTTTTACCAGTCAGCATTATTTACGGAATGTGACCACCAAAGATGGGAAGCACTTGAAACTGGATTTGAAATCCTTTTAGATTGGGTGGATGAATTACCTATATGTGAACTACCTGCTATcattgttttgcatgttttaaaGGGGCTTATCGTCATTAATGTAGACATAGATGTACAAATCTTGGCATCAACCTTATTCCTTGTTAATTCACCAattattacttatttttatttttagtaagcCCCATATAGTCTAGATAAATCTGTTCTAAAAGTATAACTTTCCCTTTGTGTTAGTTAATCCCATTTTGTTACTGTAAAATCTGTTTTGACTGGTGAAAATGCTTGATGATTATATGTTACTGATATCCATGCCAAAGTATAAATGACTTGCTGATATGGTAGTCGCCCATACCAAAGTTATTTCTTTTATGACTTATCAGTGTTTAAGTGAATGAAAATTTACTAGGGAGACTGAAACTTCTACGAATGCCTTGTCACATGGGGTCCATAGTTCTTACTAGAATTTTTAACTGGTATAACCTCTTGTGTTAAGCCAATTGGTTTATGCATCTTGGTTCCACTTTTTTTATTCTAACAATGTACTGAACTTTGAATATTgtaggagctgcaaaaacatgGGAGCCCTGATATTATTATGGCCTTGGTTGGTAATAAAGCTGATTTGCATGAGAAGAGAGAAGTATCTGTTCAAGTAAGTGCAATACTagttggtttaatttattttttgttatagcCAAATTGGAGAAAGATATTTATGTAACTGAGATGTGAAAAAATGAACTTCTGAAGGATGGCATTGAATGTGCGGAAAAGAATGGGATGTTCTTCATTGAAACATCTGCAAAGACAGCAGATAATATTAATCAGCTGTTTGAGGTATTCCTGAAGTTATTTTGTGATTCTGTATTTTTTCTGTTACGACCTGTTAGTACTGGTGGAATACATTACCTGTATACTTCGTAAATATCCAGCTTTGAAGAGGATGTTGGTACGGTACCTGTATTTTCAAGAAGAAACAATGCTTAGAAAAGGATTCATTTTTACAAAACTAGTTTGAACTGTGTTATTTTATGCTccatatttttggtttttgaaatgTCTATCAATTTTCTGATTTGGTGGTGAATTCCCAACATGTGCCAAATGATCATGATGATGGAATCCAGAAATTACAATTCATTTCTTGTTTTAGCAAGGCCTTGGTGAAGTATTATGAACATTTCATTTGCTAATTTTTTTGATCTTTCATGCCGTATCCTTTTTGtttccatattattattatatgttgcACAATAAAaccaatttaaatttctttcttaGTTTTGATTAGGATACGATTGTAGAGCATGCTTGTTATTGCTACGACTTTAGGGTACTTCTTCAAGGAAAAgatcaaattttattaatatctttattgaAGATATAATCCCATTGTATTCCTGTTTATCATGTCACTAACATTTTCAGAAAACTTGTCGAGGCATTGCATGAAACAGGATAAAGCTTTGAAAATCTGTGTGATTCTCTCGTAATTTGTGTTTCTAGGAAAGTGCTATGTTCACATGGCTCAGACTTGCCTGGGAAATTAGCCTGCGGATAACTTTTCTATGCTTATGGATGCATTGTGAAACATTGTTCTGTATTCAAAGATTGATAGGAACTTTTATTCCGTTGTTTTGATAGGAAATTGCCAAACGACTACCTCGCCCAACTACTTCGTGATTGCAGAACTTCTGACCAAATTAACTACAGATCTGCTCATCCCGTGGGGAACCCATTGTGTTTCTATAATTCAAGATCCTGTATATTGTGATGTAATATTGAACGCCCACTTTTCAGTCATTTGTGGTCGTGTGGAAACCCATCGCAATAGTTAATATTGCTGAAAGGTGTAAATGATTCAGAGATGGTTTGTATTGTTGTGTTGGGAGCCCCCGGGGAATGATTTATATTTTGACTTTCTTCatgtaaaatttgaaattaaagtatCTTTGTTGAATCAAGCATACacttcaaaattttggttttggattCAATTTGGTGTAGAATTGGTTTTTGCTCTAAACGATAATTGGGTTTCTCACCAATCTACAATAACCGCACCTATGTACAAGTGTAAACAAACTAGCTACACAAATGGCCCTAAAGTGATATACACATTACAGTGTGTTGGTATTCgcgataataaaattt
Proteins encoded:
- the LOC107413830 gene encoding ras-related protein RABF1 isoform X2 — translated: MLLSTSNSRHLIGQLVLLGDSGVGKSCIVLRFVRGQFDPTSKVTVGASFLSQTIALQDSTTVKFEIWDTAGQERYAALAPLYYRGAAVAVVVYDITSPDSFAKAQYWVKELQKHGSPDIIMALVGNKADLHEKREVSVQDGIECAEKNGMFFIETSAKTADNINQLFEEIAKRLPRPTTS
- the LOC107413830 gene encoding ras-related protein RABF1 isoform X1 — protein: MGCSSSLPDRSSGRLVGTNSENGGAPDAKNIRVKLVLLGDSGVGKSCIVLRFVRGQFDPTSKVTVGASFLSQTIALQDSTTVKFEIWDTAGQERYAALAPLYYRGAAVAVVVYDITSPDSFAKAQYWVKELQKHGSPDIIMALVGNKADLHEKREVSVQDGIECAEKNGMFFIETSAKTADNINQLFEEIAKRLPRPTTS